Proteins encoded by one window of Emticicia oligotrophica DSM 17448:
- a CDS encoding DoxX family protein — MKKDKIIYWTSTGLIALFLIPGIFFLDSPMAIEGTQHLGLPMWFHWELGIAKVIAAILIILPFTPNRIKEWSYVGLAIDFISAFIALVTVDGISAMAFFPFVVFMILAVSYIYHHKLIQNK, encoded by the coding sequence ATGAAAAAAGATAAAATAATTTACTGGACCAGCACGGGGTTAATTGCATTATTTTTAATTCCAGGTATTTTCTTTTTAGATAGCCCAATGGCTATTGAAGGAACACAACATTTAGGTTTACCAATGTGGTTTCATTGGGAATTAGGTATTGCGAAGGTCATTGCCGCAATATTAATTATTCTTCCATTTACACCTAATAGAATTAAAGAATGGTCTTATGTCGGGCTTGCGATTGATTTTATTTCAGCATTTATTGCCCTTGTTACGGTTGATGGAATTTCAGCGATGGCTTTTTTTCCTTTTGTTGTGTTTATGATTTTGGCAGTATCTTATATTTATCATCATAAACTCATACAAAATAAATAA
- a CDS encoding phosphocholine-specific phospholipase C: MESRRDFIKKATLLSSGAGLLGVLPPSIQKALAINPAEGSTFWDAEHVVILMQENRSFDHSYGTLQGVRGFNDPRAIRLPNKNKVWFQSNAKGETYAPFRLNLKDSKATWMSSLPHSWENQVDARNNGKYDKWLFAKASGNKDYKEMPLTLGYYNREDIPFYYALADAFTVCDQNFCSSLTGTTPNRLYLWTGTIREKADFNAKANVKNEDVDYGKWAKWKTFPERLEENGVSWKIYQNEISLPTGLVGEEDAWLSNFTDNPIEWFEQYHVKFSPEYYKYIQKVNDILPNEIADLEKKLASLDGQVAEKTKQELARKKTYLETIKQDLLTYAPENFDKLSDFHKNLHKKAFVNNRLDPHYRELTNLEYDDNGTPRIVEVPKGDVLYQFRKDVETKQLPTVSWLVAPENFSDHPGAPWYGAWYVSEVMDILTKNPEIWKKTIFILAYDENDGYFDHVPPFVAPHHQKPDSGKVSAGIDPSVEQVNIIHEKQRPYKNPEKDTRENPIGLGFRVPLVIASPWSRGGNVCSEVFDHTSIIQFLEKFLKNKTKKDIVETNISDWRRTVCGDLTSTFKPYNGEKIGLPKFVAKEPFIQTVHKAKFKQLPSNYKSLSTDDVVKASTQEVDFEWMPKQEKGIRKSMPIPYELYADGRMSEDKKRFEVSLGVGDKVFGKKAKGCPFVAYFETNELKTRNYAVKGGDILYDTWALDSFTNQQYKVEIYGPNGFYRSFIGDEKEPFLEVNVRYQGDKTDKKSLTGNVVLELKNRENKTINVVVNDLSYKTPKRQVNLTKGGTTSLVLNLQESHHWYDFSVKVEGNDLFEKRYAGHVETGRESYTDPLMGGVI; this comes from the coding sequence ATGGAATCGAGGAGAGACTTCATTAAAAAAGCAACTTTATTATCCAGCGGAGCTGGCCTTTTAGGTGTTTTACCACCATCAATTCAGAAAGCATTAGCCATAAATCCAGCAGAAGGCAGTACATTTTGGGATGCCGAGCATGTAGTAATTCTGATGCAAGAAAACCGTTCGTTCGACCATAGTTATGGAACGCTCCAAGGAGTTAGAGGGTTTAATGACCCTCGTGCCATTCGATTACCCAATAAAAATAAAGTGTGGTTTCAGTCGAATGCGAAAGGTGAAACTTATGCTCCTTTTAGATTAAATCTTAAAGACTCAAAAGCTACTTGGATGAGTTCTTTGCCGCATTCGTGGGAAAATCAAGTAGATGCTCGTAATAATGGGAAGTATGATAAATGGCTTTTTGCCAAGGCTTCGGGAAATAAAGATTATAAAGAAATGCCGCTGACTTTGGGGTATTATAACCGTGAAGATATTCCATTTTACTATGCTTTAGCCGATGCTTTTACGGTTTGTGACCAAAACTTTTGCTCTTCATTGACTGGTACAACTCCCAATCGTTTGTATTTATGGACAGGAACAATTAGAGAAAAAGCAGATTTCAATGCAAAAGCAAATGTAAAAAACGAAGATGTTGATTACGGAAAATGGGCTAAATGGAAAACATTTCCAGAACGTTTAGAAGAAAATGGAGTTTCTTGGAAGATTTATCAAAATGAAATTAGCTTACCCACTGGTTTAGTGGGGGAAGAAGATGCTTGGTTATCTAATTTTACTGATAATCCAATCGAATGGTTTGAGCAATATCATGTAAAGTTTTCGCCGGAATATTACAAATATATCCAGAAAGTGAACGATATTCTTCCAAACGAGATTGCTGATTTAGAAAAGAAACTTGCTTCATTAGATGGTCAAGTAGCTGAAAAAACAAAACAAGAACTTGCACGAAAAAAGACTTATCTTGAAACAATTAAACAAGATTTGCTTACTTATGCACCTGAGAATTTTGATAAGCTAAGCGATTTTCATAAAAATCTACATAAAAAAGCATTCGTTAATAATCGCCTCGACCCTCATTATCGTGAACTCACCAATCTTGAATATGATGATAACGGTACGCCAAGAATAGTTGAAGTACCCAAAGGTGATGTACTTTACCAATTTAGAAAAGATGTTGAAACTAAACAACTCCCAACCGTTTCGTGGTTAGTTGCTCCCGAGAATTTCTCTGACCACCCTGGAGCTCCTTGGTATGGTGCATGGTATGTGTCAGAAGTGATGGATATTTTAACTAAAAATCCTGAGATTTGGAAAAAGACTATTTTCATCTTGGCCTATGATGAAAATGATGGTTATTTCGACCACGTGCCGCCTTTCGTTGCTCCACACCATCAGAAACCCGATTCGGGCAAAGTTTCAGCAGGAATAGACCCGTCTGTTGAACAAGTAAATATTATTCATGAAAAACAACGGCCTTATAAAAACCCTGAAAAAGATACTCGAGAAAATCCAATTGGTTTAGGTTTTAGGGTACCGCTGGTAATTGCTTCACCGTGGAGTAGGGGAGGAAATGTTTGTTCGGAAGTATTTGACCATACCTCGATAATACAATTTTTAGAGAAATTTTTAAAAAATAAAACCAAAAAAGATATTGTTGAAACGAATATCAGTGATTGGCGAAGAACAGTTTGTGGAGACTTAACTTCTACTTTCAAGCCTTATAATGGTGAGAAAATAGGTTTACCAAAATTTGTTGCCAAAGAGCCATTCATTCAAACGGTTCACAAAGCAAAATTTAAGCAATTACCATCGAATTATAAGTCATTATCGACTGATGATGTAGTAAAAGCTTCTACGCAAGAAGTAGATTTTGAATGGATGCCAAAGCAAGAAAAAGGTATCCGTAAATCTATGCCTATTCCTTATGAATTATATGCTGATGGACGAATGAGTGAGGATAAAAAAAGATTTGAAGTAAGTTTAGGTGTAGGCGATAAAGTATTCGGAAAAAAGGCAAAAGGTTGTCCTTTTGTGGCGTATTTCGAAACAAATGAACTTAAAACACGGAATTATGCGGTAAAAGGTGGAGATATACTGTATGATACCTGGGCTCTAGATTCTTTTACTAATCAACAATATAAAGTTGAGATTTATGGCCCAAATGGTTTTTATCGCTCATTTATTGGTGATGAAAAGGAGCCATTTCTTGAAGTAAATGTTCGTTATCAGGGAGATAAAACAGATAAAAAATCTTTGACTGGAAACGTTGTGCTTGAACTCAAAAATAGAGAAAACAAGACTATCAATGTGGTGGTGAATGACTTATCTTACAAAACGCCTAAAAGACAAGTCAATCTAACTAAAGGAGGCACAACAAGTTTAGTATTGAACTTACAAGAAAGTCATCATTGGTATGATTTTTCTGTAAAGGTTGAGGGCAATGATTTATTTGAAAAACGTTATGCAGGCCATGTTGAAACTGGTCGTGAAAGTTATACAGACCCATTAATGGGTGGCGTGATTTAA
- a CDS encoding dihydrofolate reductase family protein produces the protein MRKLKLQIQLSVDGFIAGPNGEMDWMVWNWDDDLKNYVSNLTEAVDTIILGRKLAEGFIPHWAAAAEIENEEQAFAKKMSETAKVVFTRTLEVSTWENTDVAKGKLVDEIHKLKKQIGGDIIVYGGGSFVSALIKEGLIDEYHLFVNPAILGSGMPIFQKLSSKQNLTLKYVKGFDCGITLLCYTPKKD, from the coding sequence ATGAGAAAGCTAAAATTACAAATTCAACTATCGGTTGATGGCTTCATTGCCGGACCCAACGGAGAAATGGACTGGATGGTGTGGAACTGGGATGATGACCTTAAAAATTACGTAAGTAATCTTACCGAAGCGGTAGATACTATTATTTTAGGTAGAAAATTGGCAGAAGGGTTTATCCCACATTGGGCGGCAGCTGCAGAAATAGAAAATGAAGAGCAAGCGTTTGCCAAAAAGATGAGTGAAACGGCAAAAGTTGTTTTTACTAGAACGCTTGAAGTCTCAACTTGGGAAAATACTGATGTGGCTAAAGGCAAACTTGTTGATGAAATTCATAAACTCAAAAAACAAATAGGTGGTGATATCATTGTTTATGGAGGAGGAAGTTTTGTTTCAGCGTTAATTAAAGAGGGTTTGATTGATGAGTATCACCTATTTGTGAATCCTGCAATACTTGGGAGTGGAATGCCAATTTTTCAAAAACTTTCCTCTAAACAAAATCTTACGCTGAAATATGTGAAAGGTTTTGATTGCGGCATTACCTTACTTTGCTATACTCCTAAAAAAGATTAG
- a CDS encoding ArsR/SmtB family transcription factor, which yields MIAEINKIKIEKEKFEKAAYILKAVAHPTRLAIIQLLDYQEKLTVNEICETLECEQSLISHHLINMKLRGILKSSKDGLNVYYSLKEYEVTKILSCIENCDCNM from the coding sequence ATGATAGCAGAAATCAATAAAATTAAAATAGAAAAAGAAAAGTTTGAAAAAGCAGCTTATATACTAAAGGCAGTTGCTCATCCAACTCGATTGGCTATCATTCAATTGTTAGACTACCAAGAAAAGCTAACAGTCAACGAGATTTGTGAAACGCTTGAATGTGAACAGTCCTTGATTTCACATCATCTAATTAACATGAAACTTCGCGGAATACTAAAATCTTCTAAAGATGGCCTGAATGTTTATTATTCACTAAAAGAATACGAAGTAACAAAGATTTTGAGTTGTATTGAAAATTGCGATTGCAATATGTAA
- a CDS encoding peptidase U32 family protein, whose translation MKNIEVMAPAGSWESMRAGLQAGANSVYFGIEQLNMRARQSNNFTADDLPEIAKLCQEYNAKSYITLNTIIYDHDVSLMRRIIDQAKESGISAVIASDLAVMNYARKKGVEIHISTQANVTNIETVEFFADYADVIVTSRELTLQQVKLITKEIERRQITGPSGNLVQIEIFAHGALCMAVSGKCYLSLHSHNASANRGACIQNCRREYIVTDKEEGYELEIDNEYIMSAKDLCTIDFLDKILEAGVRVLKLEGRGRAADYVYTTTKCYREAVDAIQNGTYTLEKIADWKEKLSSVYNRGFWDGYYLGRKMGEWSNVHGSVASKRKIYVGKGVKYFDKINVGEFLLEANDIAIGDNLIITGPTTGYIEFKAENIRLGEGEEVEKASKGSVISMPIADKIRPSDKLYKVVDAV comes from the coding sequence ATGAAAAACATTGAAGTGATGGCCCCTGCGGGTTCGTGGGAGTCAATGAGAGCAGGACTACAAGCTGGTGCAAATTCAGTCTATTTTGGTATTGAACAACTCAACATGCGTGCACGTCAAAGCAATAATTTTACCGCTGATGATTTGCCCGAAATAGCCAAACTTTGCCAAGAATATAATGCTAAAAGCTATATTACGCTCAATACTATCATTTACGACCATGACGTTTCTTTAATGCGTCGAATAATCGACCAAGCCAAAGAAAGTGGTATATCAGCTGTAATTGCCTCAGACTTAGCTGTGATGAATTATGCCCGTAAAAAAGGCGTAGAAATCCATATTTCTACGCAAGCAAACGTAACTAATATAGAAACGGTTGAGTTTTTTGCCGATTATGCCGATGTTATCGTCACTTCTCGTGAACTCACATTACAGCAGGTTAAACTCATTACGAAGGAAATAGAACGTCGGCAAATTACTGGGCCATCGGGTAATTTAGTACAAATTGAAATTTTTGCCCATGGGGCTTTATGTATGGCCGTTTCAGGCAAATGCTATTTGAGCTTACACTCGCATAATGCATCAGCCAATCGGGGTGCTTGTATTCAAAATTGTCGCCGTGAATATATTGTAACAGATAAAGAAGAAGGTTACGAACTTGAAATTGATAATGAATACATCATGTCTGCCAAAGATTTATGTACGATTGATTTTTTAGATAAAATCCTTGAAGCTGGCGTAAGAGTATTGAAGCTCGAAGGTCGTGGGCGAGCGGCTGATTATGTTTATACAACCACAAAATGCTACCGAGAGGCAGTTGATGCGATTCAAAATGGGACATATACCTTAGAAAAAATTGCCGATTGGAAAGAAAAATTAAGTAGTGTTTATAACCGAGGTTTTTGGGATGGTTACTACCTTGGTCGTAAAATGGGTGAATGGAGTAATGTGCATGGCTCAGTAGCCAGTAAACGCAAAATTTATGTGGGTAAAGGTGTCAAATATTTTGATAAAATTAATGTTGGTGAATTTCTTCTTGAAGCCAACGATATAGCCATTGGTGATAATTTAATTATCACGGGTCCTACTACTGGATATATTGAATTTAAAGCTGAAAATATCAGATTAGGCGAAGGTGAAGAGGTTGAAAAAGCAAGTAAAGGTTCGGTTATTTCGATGCCTATCGCTGATAAAATACGGCCTTCGGATAAACTTTATAAAGTTGTTGATGCAGTATAA
- a CDS encoding amidohydrolase family protein, with translation MKKISAAIFLYFITIASINAQQKVDLIISNAKIIDVFSGKISNEQWVVVDKGRILKVGQLKEMKAYKPQQTISAKGKFVMPALWDMHVHFGGGDSLIQENKDLLNLYTAMGITAVRDAAADITPSVLEWREAVNKGKILGPTIFTSGPKLEGYKSIWVGDIEVGTMEEVKKALDSLDKMKVDFVKITDNTIKPEIYLGSIQEARKRGYKTSAHIPPVFTIEQVSEAGLSSIEHITYLLRAGLKNQKELSEQVAQGTLTARDLSIKALNEFDEATAEKAFKILAKNNTAITPTLSISYATAFLDVNDHQNDEFLKYIGPGLRKTYDWRVQRAAKDSKEAIEIRHRTIEKAASLLPLLQRSGVKILAGTDAGYLNSFDYPGLGLHQELELMVKNGLTPLQALQASIINGPAFLGKSADYGSVSAGKKADILLLNENPLQNITSTQRIYGLVSHGTYLDSVKLKSLLVLK, from the coding sequence ATGAAAAAAATAAGTGCGGCTATATTCCTTTATTTTATTACAATTGCGTCAATAAATGCTCAGCAGAAGGTTGATTTAATAATTAGTAATGCAAAAATTATTGATGTTTTTTCTGGAAAAATATCAAATGAACAATGGGTAGTAGTAGATAAAGGTCGAATTTTGAAAGTTGGTCAACTAAAAGAAATGAAGGCTTATAAGCCTCAACAGACTATTAGTGCAAAAGGTAAGTTTGTGATGCCAGCCCTATGGGATATGCACGTGCATTTTGGTGGAGGGGATAGCTTGATACAAGAAAACAAGGATTTATTGAATTTGTACACTGCCATGGGTATTACGGCGGTTCGTGATGCTGCCGCCGATATTACACCAAGTGTTTTAGAGTGGCGAGAGGCAGTAAATAAGGGGAAAATCTTAGGGCCAACAATTTTTACTTCAGGTCCTAAACTCGAAGGGTATAAATCTATTTGGGTAGGGGATATAGAAGTAGGAACTATGGAAGAAGTGAAAAAAGCATTGGATTCATTAGATAAAATGAAAGTAGATTTCGTGAAAATTACTGATAATACCATCAAGCCAGAAATATATTTAGGTAGTATTCAAGAAGCACGAAAAAGGGGATACAAAACCTCTGCTCACATTCCGCCTGTATTTACCATAGAGCAAGTAAGTGAAGCAGGTTTAAGTAGTATCGAGCACATTACATATCTGCTTCGTGCAGGACTAAAGAATCAGAAAGAATTGAGCGAACAAGTTGCTCAAGGTACATTAACTGCCCGAGATTTGTCAATAAAAGCACTCAATGAGTTTGATGAGGCAACCGCAGAAAAGGCATTTAAGATACTTGCAAAAAATAATACCGCCATAACACCAACCTTATCTATTAGTTATGCAACTGCTTTTTTAGATGTCAATGACCACCAAAATGATGAGTTTTTAAAATATATTGGCCCAGGATTGAGAAAAACCTACGATTGGCGTGTACAAAGGGCTGCAAAAGATTCAAAAGAAGCTATTGAAATACGCCATCGTACGATTGAAAAAGCTGCTTCGCTTTTACCACTACTTCAGCGTTCGGGTGTAAAAATTTTAGCAGGCACGGATGCGGGTTACTTAAATAGTTTTGACTACCCTGGTCTTGGATTACATCAAGAATTAGAGTTGATGGTTAAAAATGGTCTTACACCACTGCAAGCTTTGCAAGCTTCAATAATCAATGGACCAGCATTTTTAGGTAAATCTGCTGATTATGGAAGTGTTAGTGCAGGTAAAAAAGCGGATATTCTGCTTTTGAATGAAAACCCGCTTCAAAATATCACTTCTACTCAACGTATATATGGTTTAGTTAGTCATGGTACCTATCTTGATAGTGTTAAACTAAAGAGTTTATTAGTTTTGAAGTAA
- a CDS encoding GlxA family transcriptional regulator, translated as MKTILILVPETAVPAAIVDPRYMFSAINEFYKAAELQPAFDVKLVGLTKEVSLNDGLFSVHPDYTIQNAPKADLIIIPALSGNLQNALQKNEDFTPWIKEQHKNGSEVASLCIGAFLLASTGLLNGKSCSTHWLFANEFRNMFPEIILTDDRVITEQNGIYSSGGASSYWNLLLYLVEKYTNREMAIMASKFFLLEMGRNSQSPFVMFQGQKDHEDKQILQAQEFIEKHYQTKLNVDDLADRFGIGRRTFERRFKKATSNTVIEYIQRVKIESAKKQLESGRKTVNEVMYDVGYTDLKAFRDVFKKIVGMSPIEYRNKYNS; from the coding sequence ATGAAAACCATCCTCATTTTAGTACCAGAAACAGCCGTACCTGCGGCAATCGTTGACCCAAGATATATGTTCTCGGCAATCAATGAATTTTATAAGGCCGCTGAGCTTCAACCAGCCTTTGATGTAAAACTTGTTGGCTTAACTAAAGAAGTCAGTTTAAATGATGGGCTTTTTTCTGTACACCCCGACTATACCATTCAAAATGCTCCAAAGGCAGATTTAATCATTATACCTGCATTAAGTGGTAATTTACAAAATGCTCTTCAGAAAAACGAAGATTTTACGCCGTGGATTAAAGAGCAACATAAAAATGGCTCTGAAGTAGCAAGCCTTTGTATTGGGGCTTTTTTATTAGCCTCTACTGGTTTACTTAATGGCAAATCTTGCTCAACCCATTGGCTATTTGCCAATGAATTTCGCAATATGTTTCCAGAAATAATACTTACTGACGACCGAGTGATTACTGAACAAAATGGCATTTACTCTAGTGGAGGGGCTTCTTCTTACTGGAATTTGCTACTTTATTTAGTAGAAAAATATACAAACCGTGAAATGGCTATCATGGCTTCTAAATTCTTTTTACTTGAAATGGGACGAAATAGCCAATCTCCCTTTGTGATGTTTCAAGGGCAAAAAGACCATGAGGATAAACAGATTTTACAAGCACAAGAGTTTATAGAAAAACATTATCAAACAAAATTAAATGTTGATGATTTAGCCGATAGATTTGGTATTGGTCGAAGGACTTTCGAACGAAGATTTAAGAAAGCTACCTCTAACACCGTAATTGAATATATACAAAGGGTAAAGATTGAATCGGCAAAAAAACAATTAGAAAGTGGTAGAAAGACCGTCAACGAAGTAATGTATGATGTTGGATATACGGATTTAAAAGCTTTTAGAGATGTATTCAAAAAAATCGTGGGAATGTCACCAATTGAATACCGAAATAAATATAATAGTTAA
- a CDS encoding fasciclin domain-containing protein, giving the protein MKKIKALLGVSFLVSSLAFTVMSCDETKETPAAKDVVDVALSDSRFSTLTKLLTDNGLISTLKGSGPFTVFAPTNDAFAKIDASKLSKDELVNILKSHVLSGKVMATDVKSGVANSLGSSIYLSKNSTGVFINGNSQVTTADVSASNGVIHIIDNVIVPPTKNLVEIAQSNADFTELVSLVLAADASVLTALASASNDGLTVFAPTNAAFNELYKTIPKATLLAPENKGLLTSVLLYHVVPGRVFSSDLPNVSGEVGTANSTAKIAFELGGGAKVKGKTSGNSNIVAANILATNGVIHVIDKVLLP; this is encoded by the coding sequence ATGAAAAAAATCAAAGCATTATTGGGCGTAAGTTTTCTAGTTAGTTCATTAGCTTTTACTGTGATGTCGTGCGATGAAACTAAAGAAACACCTGCAGCAAAAGATGTAGTAGATGTTGCCTTGTCTGATAGCCGTTTTTCAACTCTAACCAAACTTCTAACTGATAATGGACTTATTTCAACTCTCAAAGGTTCTGGCCCTTTTACAGTTTTTGCTCCAACAAACGATGCATTCGCCAAAATTGATGCAAGTAAATTAAGCAAAGATGAGCTGGTGAATATATTGAAATCTCATGTTTTGAGTGGTAAAGTAATGGCAACAGATGTAAAATCGGGGGTAGCAAATTCACTTGGGTCATCTATTTATTTGTCAAAAAATTCAACTGGGGTTTTCATCAATGGAAATAGCCAAGTAACTACAGCCGATGTTTCTGCTTCAAATGGTGTGATTCATATTATTGATAATGTAATTGTACCACCTACAAAAAATTTAGTTGAAATCGCTCAGTCAAATGCTGATTTTACAGAATTAGTGTCGTTAGTATTAGCGGCTGATGCCTCCGTTCTGACAGCCCTTGCAAGTGCTTCCAATGATGGCCTTACTGTTTTCGCTCCAACTAATGCAGCGTTTAATGAATTATACAAAACTATTCCTAAGGCAACTTTATTGGCACCAGAAAATAAAGGTTTATTGACAAGTGTATTGCTCTATCATGTAGTTCCGGGCAGAGTGTTTTCATCTGATTTACCAAATGTTAGTGGCGAAGTCGGAACTGCCAATTCTACTGCAAAAATTGCTTTTGAACTAGGTGGAGGGGCGAAAGTTAAAGGAAAAACCAGTGGAAATTCTAATATAGTAGCTGCAAATATATTGGCTACCAATGGTGTAATTCACGTAATTGATAAAGTATTACTACCATAA
- a CDS encoding VOC family protein, producing MKNELTFCLWFDGQAKAAAEFYCSIFENSSITSENPFVVTFELNGRKMMGLNGGPHFKFNESVSLVVSCETQEEIDYYWAKLTDGGEESMCGWLKDKFGFSWQIVPTILASLMSDTDKAPRVMQAFSQMKKFNIQTLINA from the coding sequence ATGAAAAATGAGCTTACCTTCTGTCTTTGGTTTGATGGACAAGCCAAAGCAGCAGCTGAATTTTATTGTTCTATTTTTGAAAATTCAAGCATCACTTCAGAAAATCCATTTGTGGTAACCTTCGAATTGAATGGGCGAAAGATGATGGGCTTGAATGGTGGACCTCATTTTAAATTCAATGAGTCTGTATCATTGGTGGTGAGCTGTGAAACCCAAGAAGAAATTGATTATTATTGGGCAAAGCTAACTGATGGTGGAGAAGAAAGTATGTGCGGTTGGCTAAAAGATAAGTTTGGTTTTTCTTGGCAGATTGTACCAACTATTTTAGCCAGTTTAATGTCAGACACCGATAAAGCTCCACGAGTTATGCAGGCTTTTTCTCAAATGAAAAAATTCAATATTCAAACTCTAATAAATGCATAA
- a CDS encoding MBL fold metallo-hydrolase: MIVEQIYTGCLAQGAYYIESEGEVAIIDPLREVNSYLDKAKKNNATIKYIFETHFHADFVSGHVELSQKTGAKIIYGPNATPAFECIIAEDGQIFELGKIKVKVIHTPGHTMESSCFLLIDENGAENCIFTGDTLFIGDVGRPDLAQKSNLTVEDLAGYLYTSLHEKIMALPDNLTVYPAHGAGSACGKNMSKETYDTLGNQKKVNYALQPQTKEQFIEAVTDGLTPPPYYFPKNVMINKTGAKTLDDVKTSVQALSPEAFEVAANELGAVMIDTRAAQTFKDAFIPNSINIGIKGDFAPWVGTLITDIEQPILFIAEDENVEEVITRLSRVGYDNIVGYLQGGIKAWVEAGKEVDSIVSISADEFAQKYAETEGKLLVKDVRKETEYRAEHVEEAECVSLAYLSNNMSAFSKEDTNYIHCAGGYRSMIAASILKSRGFDNIIDISGGFAAISKTDVPRSNFVCQSKLKV, encoded by the coding sequence ATGATTGTAGAACAAATTTACACCGGATGTTTAGCTCAAGGAGCATATTATATTGAGTCAGAGGGCGAAGTTGCTATCATTGACCCACTTCGTGAAGTTAATTCGTATCTTGATAAAGCAAAAAAAAATAATGCTACCATCAAGTACATTTTTGAAACTCACTTCCACGCTGACTTTGTTTCGGGCCACGTTGAATTATCACAAAAAACAGGTGCAAAGATTATTTACGGTCCAAATGCAACACCAGCATTTGAATGTATCATTGCCGAAGATGGTCAAATTTTCGAGCTCGGAAAAATTAAAGTAAAAGTTATTCATACGCCAGGCCATACCATGGAATCATCTTGCTTCTTGTTGATAGATGAAAATGGGGCAGAAAATTGCATTTTTACTGGTGATACCTTATTTATCGGTGACGTAGGCAGACCTGATTTAGCTCAAAAATCAAATCTTACAGTTGAAGATTTAGCAGGGTATTTATATACTTCTTTGCACGAAAAAATCATGGCATTACCAGATAACCTGACTGTTTATCCAGCACATGGTGCAGGTTCGGCGTGTGGAAAGAACATGAGTAAAGAAACTTATGATACTTTAGGCAACCAAAAAAAGGTCAATTATGCACTTCAACCTCAAACTAAAGAACAATTTATTGAGGCTGTAACTGATGGACTGACTCCTCCACCCTATTATTTCCCGAAAAATGTAATGATTAATAAAACAGGTGCTAAAACCCTTGACGATGTAAAAACAAGCGTTCAAGCTCTATCACCAGAAGCATTCGAAGTAGCAGCCAACGAGCTAGGAGCAGTAATGATAGATACAAGAGCAGCTCAAACATTCAAAGATGCTTTTATTCCTAATTCTATCAATATCGGAATTAAGGGAGATTTTGCCCCTTGGGTTGGTACACTTATTACGGATATCGAACAACCTATTTTATTTATTGCGGAAGATGAGAATGTTGAAGAGGTTATCACCCGCCTTTCTCGTGTTGGGTATGATAATATCGTTGGTTATCTTCAAGGAGGAATCAAAGCATGGGTTGAAGCTGGAAAAGAAGTTGATAGCATCGTATCTATTTCGGCCGATGAGTTTGCTCAAAAATATGCAGAAACCGAAGGTAAACTTCTCGTAAAAGATGTAAGGAAAGAAACCGAATACCGTGCTGAACACGTAGAGGAAGCAGAATGTGTATCTTTAGCGTATTTAAGTAATAATATGTCTGCATTCTCAAAAGAGGATACGAATTATATTCACTGTGCGGGTGGCTACCGCTCAATGATTGCCGCCTCTATTCTAAAATCACGCGGATTTGATAATATTATTGATATTTCGGGTGGCTTTGCGGCTATCTCAAAAACTGATGTACCACGTTCGAATTTTGTTTGTCAATCTAAATTGAAAGTTTAA
- a CDS encoding ferredoxin produces the protein MPKIIHFRKNCIGCNACVEIAYNRWRMSKKDGKSVLLGAKEKKGIHQVDILIDEYDENLRAAEACPVNVIQVYI, from the coding sequence ATGCCCAAAATAATTCATTTCAGGAAAAACTGTATCGGTTGCAATGCTTGTGTAGAAATAGCCTATAATCGTTGGAGAATGTCAAAAAAAGATGGAAAAAGCGTCCTTTTAGGAGCGAAAGAGAAAAAAGGTATTCATCAAGTTGATATTCTTATAGATGAATATGATGAAAACTTGCGGGCGGCAGAAGCATGCCCTGTAAATGTTATCCAAGTTTATATTTAA